DNA sequence from the Streptomyces cinnabarinus genome:
CGTGGCCCGGTACGAGGCTCCGGACATGCACATCGACATCGACACGGACATCTGCATCGGCGCCGGTCAGTGCGCCCTGGCCGCGCCCGGCGTCTTCACCCAGGACGACGACGGCTTCAGCACCCTGCTCCCCGGCCGGGAGGACGGCACCGCGGACCCGATGATCGGCGTGGCGGCGCGGGCCTGCCCGGTCGGGGCCATCACCGTGTCGGCGCCGGCCGGCTGAGCCCCACCGGATCGAGGACGGCCACCTCGGTACGGCGCAGCCGCTCCGGGGCGGCGATCACCTCGTACGCGGTGATCCGCTCGCCCTCGACACCGACCCTCAGGGCGAGCAGCAGCCGCCCGTGCGGGGCGACGACGATGCCGGCCCGGCCGTCGACGAGGGCCACCGCCGCGCACCGGGAGCGGTCGCGCAGCAGTACGGTCCCCTCCGCGACGGCGCGGGCGCCGCGCAGTTCTGGGGCTATCCCGGGCGGCAGCGCCGCGAGGTCGGCGCGGCGCACCACGTCGGGGGCGAGCACGTCGAGCAGCGCGCCCAGGTCCCCGCCCTGCGCGGCGGCCAGGAACGCCTCGACGACCCGCCGGTGCCGGTCGAGTTCGGCGCCGTCCACCGCGGGTGTGCCCCGGACCTTGTGGCGGGCGCGGCTGGCCAGCTTCTTCGCCGCGGGCCGGGAGCGGCCCACGACCGCGGCGATCCGGTCGAAGGGCACGCCGAAGAGGTCGTGCAGCACGAAGGCGACCCGCTCGGCCGGGCCGAGCCGGTCCAGGACGACCAGCAGGGCGAGCCCCACCGAGTCACCGAGGACCGCCGCGTCCTCCGGGCCGCCCGTGCCCGCGGCCCGCTCCGGCGGCCGCTCCCCGAACGGCTCCTCGCGCCGGGCCGAGGGGGCGCGGAGCATGTCGAGGCAGATCCGGGAGACGACCGTGGTCAGCCAGGCCGACAGGCTGTCGATGCCGTCGTCACCGGTGCGGACCAGCCGCAGCCAGGCCTCCTGCACGGCGTCGTCCGCCTGGTCGGGTGAGCCCAGCAGCCGGTGGGCGATGGCCCGCAGCCGCCCCCGCTCCGCCTCGAACCGCCGTGCCAGCGTCTCGTCCCCGGCCATGGGTCACCTTTCCTCGCCGTGTGCCGTCACCCCTGTGACGTATCCCGCCGCACCGAGGTGACCACCATGAACCTGCTGCACATCGACTCCAGCGCCGACATCGAGGCCGACTCCGTGTCCCGGCGGCTGACCGCGCTGTTCGCCACCGCCTGGCGCGCCGCGCACGGCACCGGCGGGCACCGCCATCGCGACCTGTGCGCCGACCCGGTGCCCCCGCTGACCGCGGGCCAGGCCACCCTCGGCCGCCGCGTCCAGCGGTCCGGCCCGGTCGCGCCGGAGAAGGTGTCCGCCCTCGTCGAGAGCCCCGCCGAGGAGCGGGAGTGGGCGCTCACCCTGCCCCTCATCGAGGAACTGCGCGCCGCCGACACGCTGTTGCTCGGGGTGCCGATGTACAACTTCGCCGTACCCGCCGCGCTGAAGGCATGGATCGACCGGGTCACGTTTCCCGGCGCTTTCACCGACCCGGACACCGGCGAGAGCCTGCTGGGCGAGCTGCGGGTGGTGGCGGTCATGGCGCGGGGCGGGGGCTACGGGCCGGGCACGCCGCGCGAGCGCGACGACTTCCAGGCGCCGTATCTGAGGACCTGGTTCGGACAGCTCGGCGTCGCCCCGGACAACCTCCACCTGGTCGCGGCCGAGCTGACCATGGCCCCGAGGATGCCGCACCTGGCCGGTCTCGCCTCGCTCGCCGAGGACTCCCTGGCCCGTGCCTGCGCGACCGTGACGTCGCTCGCTGCGGCCTGACCTCAGCGGCACTCCAGCAGCCGCCGGGCCGCGTCCCGGGCCTCGGCGGCCGGCCGCGTGCTCCCCGTGATGCCCGCGGTCACCATGGCGCCCTCGGCCAGCAGGAACAGCGGCCCGGTCAGGTCGTCCGGCAGCCCCGCGTCGGCCACGAGACCGGCGAGACAGTCCCGGAACGCCTGCTTGTGGGCCCGGACCTGGGCCGTCACCCGCTCCGAGGTCGCGCCCAGCTCGCCGAAGGAGTTGATCCACGCGCACCCGCGGAAGCCGTCCTCGCCGAACCACCCCTCCAGCCAGTCGAAGACGGCGAGCAACCGCTCTTCCGGGTCGTCGGTCAGGGCGACCTGGGCCGCGAGCCGCTCGCGCCAGCGCACGTCGCGGCGTTCCAGGTACGCCTCCACCAACTGCTCCTTGGCGGGGAAGAGTTGGTACAGCCGCTTGAGGGAGACCCCGGAGGCGCCCCGGATGGCGTCCATGCCGACGGACTGGATGCCCTGGCCGTAGAAGAGTTCCTCGGCGGCGTCCAGTGCCTGCTCCCGGGCGGTCGCGCTGTCCATGGACGGTCTCTCCTTGACGTGAGAACGAGCGTTCTCCTACGGTAGCAGCACGCCGGGAGAACGCTCGTTCTCCCCTTCTGGTCACGGAGGCCGACATGACCGAACGCCCGCCCCTGCCGCCGTTCACCGCCGAGAGCGCGGCCCGCAAGGTGCAGGCCGCCGAGGACGCCTGGAACACCCGCGACCCGCACAAGGTGTCCCTCGCCTACTCCGAGGGCTCCGTCTGGCGCAACCGCGACACCTTCCTCACCGGCCGCGCCGCGATCGTCGAGTTCCTCACCGCCAAGTGGGCCCGCGAGCGCGCCTACGCCCTGCGCAAGGACCTGTGGTCCTTCGACGGCAACCGCATCGCGGTCCGCTTCCAGTACGAGTGCCAGGACGCCGACGGTCAGTGGTGGCGCTCGTACGGCAACGAGCTGTGGGAGTTCGACGGGCGCGGGCTGATGACCCGGCGCGAGGCCAGCATCAACGACGTCCGCATCGAGGAGCACGAGCGCCGCATCCACGGTCCGCGCGGGGAGGAGCCGTTGCCGGTTCAGTAAGGTGCACGGATGACCGAACAGGCCGGGAAGCCCTTCCTCTACGTCGTCGTGTGCGCCGCCGGAATCGCCTCCGGCGTGGGCAAACTCGTCACCGCCGCGCAGGAGCGGGGCTTCGAGGTCGGGGTCGTCGCGACGCCCGCCGCGCTGAACGGCTTCTTCGACACGGCGGCCGTCGAGGCGCTCACCGGCCGCCCCATCCGCTCCGCCTGGCGCACCCCCGCCGATCCGCGGCCCTTCCCGCCGCCGGACGCGGTCGTCGTCGCGCCCGCCACCTTCAACACCGTCAACAAGTGGGCGGCGGGCCTGGGCGACACCCTCGCCGTGGCCACTCTGTGCGAGGCCTACGGCCTCGGTGTCCCCGTCGCCGCCCTGCCCTGCGTGGCCGACGCGCTCGCCGCCCACCCCGCCTACCAGGAGAGCCTGGAGCGCCTGCGCGGGATGGGCGTCCGCTTCGGCGAGCCGTACACCGGCGAGCCCCAAGAGGACGGCAGGCGGCC
Encoded proteins:
- a CDS encoding ferredoxin gives rise to the protein MHIDIDTDICIGAGQCALAAPGVFTQDDDGFSTLLPGREDGTADPMIGVAARACPVGAITVSAPAG
- a CDS encoding sigma-70 family RNA polymerase sigma factor, with product MAGDETLARRFEAERGRLRAIAHRLLGSPDQADDAVQEAWLRLVRTGDDGIDSLSAWLTTVVSRICLDMLRAPSARREEPFGERPPERAAGTGGPEDAAVLGDSVGLALLVVLDRLGPAERVAFVLHDLFGVPFDRIAAVVGRSRPAAKKLASRARHKVRGTPAVDGAELDRHRRVVEAFLAAAQGGDLGALLDVLAPDVVRRADLAALPPGIAPELRGARAVAEGTVLLRDRSRCAAVALVDGRAGIVVAPHGRLLLALRVGVEGERITAYEVIAAPERLRRTEVAVLDPVGLSRPAPTR
- a CDS encoding FMN-dependent NADH-azoreductase, yielding MNLLHIDSSADIEADSVSRRLTALFATAWRAAHGTGGHRHRDLCADPVPPLTAGQATLGRRVQRSGPVAPEKVSALVESPAEEREWALTLPLIEELRAADTLLLGVPMYNFAVPAALKAWIDRVTFPGAFTDPDTGESLLGELRVVAVMARGGGYGPGTPRERDDFQAPYLRTWFGQLGVAPDNLHLVAAELTMAPRMPHLAGLASLAEDSLARACATVTSLAAA
- a CDS encoding TetR/AcrR family transcriptional regulator — protein: MDSATAREQALDAAEELFYGQGIQSVGMDAIRGASGVSLKRLYQLFPAKEQLVEAYLERRDVRWRERLAAQVALTDDPEERLLAVFDWLEGWFGEDGFRGCAWINSFGELGATSERVTAQVRAHKQAFRDCLAGLVADAGLPDDLTGPLFLLAEGAMVTAGITGSTRPAAEARDAARRLLECR
- a CDS encoding nuclear transport factor 2 family protein, translating into MTERPPLPPFTAESAARKVQAAEDAWNTRDPHKVSLAYSEGSVWRNRDTFLTGRAAIVEFLTAKWARERAYALRKDLWSFDGNRIAVRFQYECQDADGQWWRSYGNELWEFDGRGLMTRREASINDVRIEEHERRIHGPRGEEPLPVQ
- a CDS encoding flavoprotein; translation: MTEQAGKPFLYVVVCAAGIASGVGKLVTAAQERGFEVGVVATPAALNGFFDTAAVEALTGRPIRSAWRTPADPRPFPPPDAVVVAPATFNTVNKWAAGLGDTLAVATLCEAYGLGVPVAALPCVADALAAHPAYQESLERLRGMGVRFGEPYTGEPQEDGRRPEFGWERALDLLDRS